Proteins encoded in a region of the Athene noctua chromosome 4, bAthNoc1.hap1.1, whole genome shotgun sequence genome:
- the MMAA gene encoding methylmalonic aciduria type A protein, mitochondrial → MKIPSLLLRFPHCYFSRRTYFTNFDFASRADFLRVESLTPAHLNHIKWMRSSNVLRRELCQQVAPDQQIEGLSDREQRLVDKLYNGLIQGHRACLAEAITLVESTQSRKKKVAQFLLQKVLSYHREQEKLNQGKPLAFRVGLSGPPGAGKSTFIECFGKMLTERKYKVSVLAVDPSSSTSGGSLLGDKTRMTELSRDMNAYIRPSPTRGTLGGVTRTTNEAILLCEGGGYNVVLVETVGVGQSEFAVADMVDMFILLLPPAGGDELQGIKRGIIEMADLVAINKADGDLVVPARRIQAEYVSAMKLLRKRSKVWRPKVMRISAKTGEGISNMWDKMTEFRDLMLTSGELIAKRRKQQKVWMWNLIQENMLEHFRSHLAVKDKIPLLEEKVLSGVLSPGLAADLLLKAFKDGL, encoded by the exons TGCTGCTGAGATTCCCTCATTGTTATTTCTCTAGAAGAACTTACTTCACAAACTTCGACTTTGCTTCCAGAGCAGACTTCCTGCGTGTTGAATCTCTTACGCCAGCGCACCTCAATCATATAAAATGGATGAGGTCATCAAATGttttgaggagagagctgtgccAACAAGTGGCCCCTGACCAGCAAATAGAGGGACTTTCTGACAGAGAACAAAGACTTGTAGACAAACTTTACAATGGACTAATCCAGGGTCATAGAGCCTGTTTAGCAGAAGCCATTACACTTGTAGAATCAACTCAGAGTAGAAAGAAGAAAGTAGCACAGTTTCTCCTTCAGAAGGTATTATCCTACCACAGGGAACAAGAAAAGTTAAATCAAGGAAAACCACTTGCCTTTAGAGTGG GGTTGTCTGGTCCTCCCGGTGCTGGGAAATCAACTTtcatagaatgctttgggaaaatgcttacagaaagaaaatacaaagtgtCTGTGTTGGCTGTAGACCCGTCCTCTAGTACAAGTGGTG GTTCTCTGCTGGGTGATAAAACACGGATGACTGAGTTGTCAAGAGACATGAACGCGTACATCAGACCATCTCCAACCAGAGGGACACTGGGAGGTGTAACAAGGACCACAAATGAAGCCATTCTGCTGTGTGAAGGAGGCGGCTACAATGTTGTTCTTGTGGAAACAGTAG GTGTGGGACAGTCAGAATTTGCTGTGGCTGATATGGTTGATATGTTTATACTACTGCTACCACCTGCAGGTGGAGATGAATTACAG GGTATCAAACGGGGTATAATTGAGATGGCAGATCTAGTTGCTATAAATAAAGCTGATGGTGATTTAGTTGTGCCTGCACGGAGAATACAAGCCGAGTATGTTAGTGCTATGAAGCTGCTTCGCAAACGTTCAAAGGTTTGGAGACCGAAG GTAATGCGCATCTCTGCCAAAACTGGAGAGGGTATCTCCAATATGTGGGATAAAATGACAGAATTTCGAGACCTCATGCTCACAAGTGGCGAGTTGATTGCCAAACGACGGAAACAGCAGAAAGTGTGGATGTGGAATCTCATCCAGGAAAATATGTTGGAACATTTCCGGAGTCACTTGGCAGTCAAGGATAAGATTCCACTTCTAGAAGAAAAAGTTCTTAGTGGTGTCTTGTCTCCTGGGCTGGCAGCTGACCTCCTACTGAAAGCTTTCAAAGATGGTCTCTAA